Within Bacillus sp. SM2101, the genomic segment AAAATCCTTACTAATTATTTCAAAATTATCTATATTCCACAAGGTTTTTTATTCCATAACATCCATTCATAAAGAAAGGGGCTTTTCTATTACAGAGCTTTTCGCCTCTGATTCAGTTCTTTTAAGTTATTATCTCGATTTCAAGTCTTCTACAATCTAGCCCTAAAATGGATAATGGCACATATCTATGTTTCAGATATGCGCCATATCGTATTATAAGATTCGCAAATTACCTGGTGCCCATTCTTAATAGACTTATCCTTAAGGTACTCAGGATCGCCTTAACTATATTCTTGCGCCATATTGTTGAAGATATTATATATCTAATTCCTTTTCCAAACTCCACCTGAACAATGGGTAAACCCACACGTTTGATAAAAGTTTGCATGCCTGTTGTCGTATGTTAAAGTAACAATTTCTAATCCAAACCGTTCTGATTCTCTCAGTAATTCTCTCACTAGATCAACACCAATACCTTGGCTTTGATATGAGGGATGTACGAGTATATCTTCCATATACCCATGTTGTAACCCCATACCTGAAACATATCCAAAAGC encodes:
- a CDS encoding GNAT family N-acetyltransferase; this encodes MKYSIKINLPISREEVPDLREIIGWDRRDTDYPTLFKRCNFWAGVRDKKDILIAFGYVSGMGLQHGYMEDILVHPSYQSQGIGVDLVRELLRESERFGLEIVTLTYDNRHANFYQTCGFTHCSGGVWKRN